The Chroicocephalus ridibundus chromosome 3, bChrRid1.1, whole genome shotgun sequence genome has a segment encoding these proteins:
- the DPY30 gene encoding protein dpy-30 homolog, translated as MEAEQIMEGQPQVPENPHSEYGLTENVERIVENEKINAEKTSKQKVDLQSLPTRAYLDQTVVPILLQGLAVLAKERPPNPIEFLAAYLLKNKSQFEDRN; from the exons ATGGAGGCGGAGCAGATTATGGAGGGACAGCCGCAG gtTCCAGAAAATCCCCATTCTGAATACGGTCTCACGGAAAACGTAGAG AGGAtagtagaaaatgagaaaataaatgcagagaaaacatCAAAGCAGAAGGTGGATCTTCAGTCGTTACCCACACGTGCCTACTTGGATCAGACAGTTGTACCTATCTTGCTACAGGGACTTGCTGTTCTTGCAAAAGAGAG accGCCAAATCCCATTGAATTTCTAGCAgcatatcttttaaaaaacaagtcaCAATTTGAGGACCGAAATTAA